CGTCATTAACGGTTTGGTTACCTTTcatcaaataataatttttaaagaaacagCCAATGTCTTTATTCTGctttatcattttaatatcGTTTCTCTCggaaaaaacatttaaatctaGAACAAAAATCGCCAATTTAGCATGATTTCTTTAAGAAGTGACACGAAAGTGGTTATTTGTGAAGCTTTGACGGAAGACTCGCTGGAACATGCGACCTTTCCGGAAATCGTAAGAAGAACTTAGTATGTCGTTAACATAGACGATACTGAAGACAGgaattaattaaatcaaaacGTGTGTTTTATTATACTAACAGGAGCGCGCTGCCCTTCAGAGTGACATTTTGCGCGTGTGATTGGTTTAATGGGCGACAAACTATGGCAACCTGACGGCGATTAGACCCAATGTTAAAGAGTAGCACGGACAGGGCACAGCACCCAGAAGGGGCGTAACCCCTATTGATGGGGCGATATGGCAGTTACACTGTAAAATCCGCAGTAACGTTACGGGTCCATTTTCTGACGTCTATAAGGCAAACTTAAAATAGAGTGTCGTTTTTCGTAAAAAGACAATCGACATTAACACGACATTAGAGTGTAAATTTGTCTACGGAGAACTATATTTCTAGATTGAATATCCTTGCTCGTAAttctggttatgttataacacTTTAACAGGCACACAAGTTGTATCATAGGCGGGAAATCAATAATTCACTCTTGTTTTATCGTACTCACGTGACTGTaggttttatcaaaatttctGGGCTTTTAACGTGAGAAAAGTTTCAAGAATCACTCTTCTTTGATTTATATGTGTTTTTTCAACTAACCGTCTattctaaaacaaaaatataactataTTTTGTATTCGTTGTTTCAGGGAAAATTTCATCCTTTATAAAGAAGTTACAAACAATTAGTTCATAAAAAGTGTGActtcagaaaatatatattactaaacGTTCTGATATTCTGGAGTACATTATTGAAATCAACTACAGATCACTGAACCGGAAAGTTTTCATTTGAATGCAGGTATATTCGCTTTTGTTTTAGTATGGTTGATACTCAATAGAAAAACGAAGTCATACTTAAACGTAATAGGAGATATTAGAGTTGATATACTAGAAGTCCATTAACTCATACTGGTGattaactagtatatatacGTCAACCACACAAGTCTGTGGTGATCAACACCATAATTACACGTGTTAATTCCTGAATTAGTCACatgaattatatatagatatacgtttacatatataaagtgGTTCGTGGTCTACATCCCCATTGACCTGTATTAACATAATACATGTGATCTTGGCGGTATAATTGTAAAGGTGTGTCATGATTCTGTAGTAAATATATCATtcacctgtattatataattagttcCGTCTCTACGTCACGGGAGAGATCAGGTGAGGCTCCTCTGATGTTGACTTCCCGGGTTACCTACTGACCTAGACTCATTTGAATCATTCCTTCCCCCTATTTGATATTATGTTTATCATTGACTGTGATGATAATAGCTCGTAGGTCACTCTCTTACATCATTAAAAACAAAGTTCTCATTAATTATGGGAGCGGCAAAATAATTCAAACAAGATATTAGCACATTTCAAATTTACAAACTGAGTgttatgtatacagtagagccaaaatttACCAAattgtatcatacaactgttacGTCCTTTAGGGCTCGTAAGGGTCTAAagtaaagtgttgatacctacaCGTAGGAGGCGACTGAGGAAActcaaaataaatgtcaaaatctgatGGGAGTTACGATAGcccaataattcaataaattccatAATTTTCAATTCCGGATTTCAAAAGAATGCCAAGTACGTGTATATGAATGAAAATTTGACGTACGGTTGACAAAATCAGagtatatctggtatatacgtctctgacaAAATTAACTCGCCGTTTGTAAAGTGACTGTGTCATACTTATTATCAAGATCTCGCCATACTTGGATAGCTGATTATGTTTCTCTGTACTTAATtcttaaatgtgtatttatgatatttcaCTGTCGTCATTCTACAGTTTGCAATGAGACAAAGAATGAGATATGGAATATCTGCCATCAAGCTGAAGTCACGCGGTCACACTAAAACTGTTTTAAGGGGGATAACTCAAACTGAGATTTCGGGATGTAAAGAAGAGAACTCTGGTGTGCCAAGATTCCCagtaatatttatcaaaagagtATGGTTTTAATATTGAGAAAATGCAAAGAATTTGTTTTGCATGCTCAAAGCAATAAAAATATTCACAAATCTAATACAcgacagattttttttctgtgaaaaggttctacatatgtataaaactggGTATCGCATTCTTTCCAGTCGAAACGAAGTCAATTGTATATGTAATCGATAGGAATATAAAAATACCGTGATTGGTGTTAATCCATACTAAACATGGCCGGGTATTATTTATCAGGCCCATCTAAATGTCTTTATAGCCGTTTTTCGctcagtttattttttttatctcaatcATCAGTGGTATTTCCTGTAATATAATCCGGAACAGTTGTCCGTCGATATTTCTTATAATTAGATAATAGGATAGCGATAGAATGTGTTAATATGTGCACTTTAATGCATACCTAAGATTCTCCTGCACTATTATTACCGTAATGTGTCCTATAGAAACACCATTTAAATTACCACACTTGTCCTACCGTATCCACACCTCGTGCTACCGGTATATAGCGATATGTGAATTCGAAATTCATGGACATAGAAAATATACAAGCGGCCAATGCATCTAATAACTTGACATTTGTCTGAAAACACTAATGTATTTCCCGGTGTGCAAAAGAATTACTCCGTTAGTTTGGTAGCACTATACATTTTCCAAATATCACATGACGAAAAACAAACTAGTGACGCTTTAGTATTACAATCTTGGATACTTCCGGTTGATAGTTTGAATACCAATATACTTGCTTATGTATCCTAGTTATCAAGAAAGTCACTGCCGACTCGACTGATCATCAAACAAGGCCTATCGACATACCATAGACGAATCATCATTATCACTCCCATTCGTAATGGTATAAATCAGTGTTACAGTCGTGTTGTGATACTGGTTATTCTAGAAGATGTTTCAGAGAACTTATGATAAACCACTAACATTTGCTCTTCATATTAGTCTTATCTGTTATAACATTTGGTTGTTCCAATCTTTACACGTCCACATATCATTCCATATTCATCTCACCTGTTATAACATTTGGCTGTTCCAATCTGTACACGTCCAAATATCATTCTGTATTCAGCGTCGTGTATTCACGGTTACGGAGACTGTTACCAGAAAGGCTAGAGAGGATACAAGTATATTTCGTGAACGATTAAGAACAAAATTAGATAAGCTGAGGCTGATAGCTTATGAATAGTTGCATTCCTACTTGACAAACACATCCAATGAGTGTATCAGAACAAGTAAAACAGATACTACATGCACGAGGCGGCCTTGATATAATATACTCCTGAACTTGGAATCTACACCTATCACTTACCTCGATGATCCACAACCAGAACGATaagcgtgatttttttcgatagCAGCATACCTGCTTTTCCATCTTACGAAAGTTGTGTTCTTAGTCGGTGTATCATTCCAAATGGTACGAATGCCCTTTTGGAAGCCGATTtctgaataataaaaaaaaaacttccaatATAAGATTTCTAGAAATACAGGCTTATGTGGACTATGGGAGTTGTAATGGCCACCATCATGATACTTGTAGAAATCAATCTCTTTCCTTGTATGAAATTCGGCGTTTGTAATGCTGGTTTACCTGTCACGTGGTTTCTTCACGTGATATTTTTTGGACTTTATCAAGATTgcacatttaaatattaattcagctatatatgttataacCATGCTGACCCTTCCGGAACGGCCCGGTCTAAGTCTCATTGTATCTTTTGCATAGATCTTTCCCCTATTTTCAAAATAGGGATGTCAAACCGGTCGGTTTTCAATAACCGGTTAGCCGAAAAATCTTTCGACCGAGTAACGGGTTAATTGGTTAGCCTTACAATAGACTGGTAGACCCCTAGCcggtaaacatttaaaaattataaCAAGCAAAAATAGTATTTTGTTATTCatctttatttatatttattgttttattactcCTACGATGAATTCGGCCCCAAGTCGATAACCAGTTAGTACCCATGCATATATAGGTCAATAATGAggttttcctcaaaattatgagAATTGTCCCCTTTTAAGTAATATCTCAAACCGATGTCCTATAAATGTCTGTGTATTTGATGAGAACATCCTGAAGTACGTGCAATGTATGGGTTTTGAAATATGTAGGCATTGATCATTTTAACAACCAAATAGTCTACCGAGTTAATACAGTATTCGACAACAATCTTATTGGAAATttggaaatacaataatattatgTATCCATTATCATATCTAACAGCCCCTCCCCTCACCCAGTCACATACAAACACATCAGTTCAATAATAAGTTACGCTCTCGTGGTAGATATAATTCCCAGGGTTACACCCAATCTTTATAGTAAGTCCATACCCTGGGCCCTACATATATCTACCGGCTACATTCAGTTATTATAAACAGACCATATGTTTCCAAGAAAACTTAAAATTCTTCAAAGAGTAATCCTCAACATGCGGGAAATGTGAGTGGCTTATAGACCCATCTATATGATGTCACGATCGATCTGGGGACAATCTGAGAACATGATAACACAGCTGCTTGTTTACATTCTCAAACCCAATCAACATGTAAGAATAGTATTATTATCATTTCAGCCCCTAATCTATAGGACATCAGCTGTCCATTATTAATCTGTTTGAAATAGGACTTAACAGCATGTTTAGTTGTATATCTATGTGGATAACACGCATCAGGGACAAACAACATCTGGTGGAATATTGAACATCCAGGTTTGAAACtagtttttttatttgtatttacgACCAGCTAACATATGTTTCTACCTCATCTTCCAGTATACTCAAGCATATTATgcacaatacatatttataaagCAATTAAATCtcaattataatgtataataagTATCTTTAATACATTTAATTCTCAAATTAAAGTATacataatatcatcatatacaattaatttttgatttaaatatacaatacatatttatcaacatttcattttcaactAAATATGCTATTATGCATTTTGTTTATCATATCTCTAATAcctataaaatacatattctCAATAAAATATACACCATGAAAAAACACATTAAGCAATGGATTTGACAGAAAACGTTTTAATACTGTGCAGTAAACATCAAATTGTATCTCTAAATGTCCATCAACAAATAATGTCTAGTATCGTCTATTAAAGTATCAAGCCAGACTATGTCAAATATTATCTCCAATACTGATGTAAAATCATTGAGTTCGAAAACAAAATGCAAACTGAGCTACGTCTAACGAAACTAAAATTCAAACTCAAAACagataaaatgaataaaatattaacacGTCAAATTTCATATCCCAAAGGAGTACTGACTATATCGTGATGTCGGCCATAAAACGCCGAACTAGTCTTCATCGGCATACATCTCTCAAAACTGTGCTGCAATTTATGCGTCAGCAATTGACATCTTTTTCGATAGATATATGCTTGAATGTCAATCAAATGTGATATATTAACGTCATAGTGTGAAGCGGAGATGTTACTATCGAGAAAGGGAAAGTATACTAAGGCGAAGTTGAACTCATCACGCCGATCATGTGACCTCGGGTTATAATTTTGTTAATGCCCTTATTGTTAACAGTAAGAGTAAAGAGACAGGGAATAGTCACGTCTGACATTGGAATTCCTTAACGTTTTACGTACATTGAAACCCCATTTTTGTCATACGAAATTTGTAGATTCTAACTGGCATTTCACTTGCCAGAGAGGCGTATAGCAAGCGACACAACATGCGTCATatgctatatttatataaacttatgTAAAAGGACCAGAAAACACACATTATCATTATCCTTATACTCGCCATATACCACTGACACGGACATATGTGACACGCAAAATTAAAATTCGTagaataatatattaatattgtctttcgaaaaatacatttcatatacGTATGTAGtataacatgtataatacacatagCCATCTATTACATGCTagagatatataatacaaatacaataaggattggaaaacaagctaaAATCTTATATTAATTCCTCCCTactaatagtatataacattttaatacatattatacaataaACAACAACGAATAACCGACAACATAACGAGACCATCAGTCCAGCTAAAATCGATAACACGAGGAGgaaatataaacaagaaatatagatttacatgaaAAAATACAGAACAAGACCAGGCGTTCTGTGAGAGTAAGCTTACCAGATAATATATTCCAATATGTTGATATAAGGTATCTCACATTTTTTTTACGTATACAACATTTGATACATAGAATATCTAATACAGACAGGATAAGCGTCGCTCATTTAATAACTGTTAAGAGTCATAGGATCTACGAAATAATTAGGTAAATGTTTCACAAgtgttttcattttacattataataaagttatatcaattaaaacgaGCGATGTTTTTGTGAGCAATATCATGGATCCCAAGTCTGTAATTCGGCTTGCAATAAACGTCCATTGATATGTATAAGGTGATTTGGCTATTTCATAGATGTTGTAATCCTTGGTTCTACACAATCAAATGTAATCTGTATATGATATTACTGTTTATACTTTGGTATTTATTTGGTCATCAGGGGCAAAGGTGACTGTATGTAGTCGTCATCGCCATTCTCTGGCATATCGAATATTTAGCTCGTTGAATGAGAATTATGCAAGAATGCATTAAatgatatacagtggaacttcgttaactcgaagtcgacgggaccacgaaaaaacttcgagttatccgagtgttcgaattaagcgagttatcgtttttggtgaaaaaaaagtttctttcacttagtcacttcaataacgatctgatgtgcaagtcatgtttgcaaaaggtaaacgataaaacggaattcgacaaaataacaagttattaaggtcaaaacaaataaccgtttaacacagattgcatacaaaacgtaacagaaccattaccttttattggacatatataaaatactgtttgatcggcctgcttactttttattgataaccacgccatttccatgtgtattagcaccggaagttgggctgcgcatgtgcgtataaaatgttactgtaactgagttggcattttatccgatttaatagacagcactgaccgttacagttgtactctgaacacctcggcagtaattacgctattgtttcagcagtttaaagatttaataggcgccggtgactgtgtcatttctacacctgtaaaaacatcagccgggtagatctaccggtgtgtcagagattagttccgcttgagcgaacgggtagatgagttgttgactatcgtgtgtactgatatcggcgaccgccttgggaaattacctgatgtaagtaaagcagtactttttatcaccaagacttgttgttataagattcaaccgacaatttcttttatgaatttatgaaacacttataatagcatgtaggttagtagtgccgatatgttcagtattacaaacggaatttagctcttaaaaaatgtcggcgtttgccaccgatcgacgaaaattatacttcgagttattcgaacatttcaagtaggatttttattgttgggaccaaatttttacttcgtattatccgagtttttcgagttatccgaattcgaattatccgagttttttttactaagataaagagagaattcggccgggaccggcgaggtacttcgagttaagcggggtattcgagttatccgagttcgagttaacgaagtttcactgtatatatatttacaaaatacttGTATAATTACAAGATCTTAGGCATATTAAATAATCTCCGCGCACAAAACACCAATTACAACTCATTAAATCAATATAGGATTTCTCTAATAACACGTCTAGTAAATAACAaaggatttgtttttatttcctgAGTTTGTCAGAAAAGTAGACTCttaccaatgacgtcactggCAGTTCTCCAATCAACGTGCATGCTGAAGGTTGAGAATCTATTGACCAAAAATAAAGCGTAAATCGGACATTGAACGGCGTAGTATCTTAGTGGCAACGACAGGACtatttaaacatacatgtactcttAGAGCGATATCGATACATGTTGACATAATATGTGCCCAATCGTCTTACTTAAATAAAAGGCAGCATAGTAAGGTATgtctaaacaagaaatatcgATCCAGTATTGTATATGATCAAACCTTATGAAATACATAAAGATATTTTATGCATGTTGGtaatattgaaagactaacgaaacagctgtattgtgTAGCTTTATATTCATTACTCGGCATATATCGTGCTCTCTTAAACGATGAAAATCAAAGTTTTATTATCTTAAAATCACTTCAGAccatagcccgagttttcttGGCCCTGGTTCCATATCTGGTGTAGGCACTGGGTATTATAttcagagaaaactcgggctatttAGACCATTGCCTACAACCATTTTATAGAATAGAACATATTTTTGCAATTCTGACTTTTACATcataatcaaatttaaatgtacTAGGCAGTGTTCACTTTTGTACCATACTTATACAATTCATTAATAACATGACCGACATTTCTTCCGGAATAAATGTCAAGTTGACTTGTTAGATAGAGACAGTCACCCCGAGAGATTCGTCTCGCTAAAGGATGAATACTAGGGAGTTAACTAATTGTAGGAAGCAAAAGTACATGTCATACGAGGGTGAGTTGGTTTTTAAATTGACAAGTTGGTGACTAATACTTCGAAACAGTGAATCAGATACACTCGgactggtgaaataaatgactACCGTCACAGATATCAGTGACGTGTATGTGTGGGATGACAGTATAATAGTAGGTTACTACTTCAAAATGGATACGTGACCTTCTGATTGGTTGCATGCTGTCAATCAAAAGTACGAGCATCAGTATAATTGCTTTCAAATATTAACACAGTGGTCATGAGaatgaaacattgaaaatggaCCCTATCTCCATTTTAGTATGCGTACTTACTGTCTGTAACTcttcaaaaatgtcattttgcGCATAACCTCAAATTAATCCAAGAGAGGTAACTCGAATGAGtctagactgatgtgtatttgaGGATAGgtgtattttttctgtaaagATATCTCCGTTCCAAACCTTGTCCTTCATTCCATTGTCATTCCTTTTGTTTTTCCGACTGCCTCATTTATTGTTTTAGTGGccatgtttttgtcttttttttcgtatttttcTTGTGGGTTTCTGTCACTGAGTCAGATGTCGGGTAGAAGATGTACCGACGGACGTTACAAGCTATAGAAGATACGATTGGAGCCGCCATAATGCCAGGCAGTCAAATTTAGATTCTGTGTTATATGcttctttatttaaattaaaagaatGATATATACACGAATATGTTCTGTGAGCACTTGAGCAACCGTTTGTGAGTAGATCAGTAAAATTATACTGTCTAAATCACGACGAGTTACAAAAAAATGCAAACCTTTTTGGAATAAAAAAATGAAGTAATAATAACATGCTCGTACTTCGGTTTATTGTAGTTCACTACTCGGCTTTGTTGTCCACTTGACACCTGTTATTGGCGTTGTGTCGAATTGTGGAAAAAAACTCGATTCAGATCGAATTGGATAACATTTTCCTACTACTAGATGTATCACTCgttgtttataagatatatgGTATTGTAACGGTGAGGAACAAAACGTTAAAGATTCAAACAATAATATCCACGTTTGTTTAAAGATTGTGTTGTCATACACCAGAAAAACATGAAACAGAATCAATATCCACATCCAATGGTAAATGGTTAATAGTAATTTCATATACAAGGATGATTATGATAATGCACTGTTTTCGGGATTAATCTTCGGTCAATGAAACGTTGAATTATGCTTCAATAAAACATGCTaaggtttaaaaaaataaatatatgtgctTCAATAAAAATCTGTTGGATTAAAAAACGTTGTTTAGCTTAGCatagatattttttctttaatggAGATGCCCTCAccaaaatgaaatgtatttaaataaagtGATTAAggaaatgaaattttgcagagCGTTAAGCTAAACTCTTAAAAGTCCTATACTCTCTACATATCCGGGAAAGAATTCAAATACGACGTAGATTGATTTCCAAGTGCGTCAAAAAAAGACTCGAAGAAGAGACGTGCtgaacattttaatgaaaacttATTTTAGTCTCAAAGATGGACACATGTGACTTCATACCGACAGTAGTTGACAATGATTTCAGTTAGTATCTCGTCTATCTAAATACCTAAAGACTTACAGATAGAGAGGAACCAGTTAGACGTATCGAAAGTgtgtgttattttgtatttgatatatctaCAGCATCAGGAACAATTATCCACACGCATGTAATGTTActatatgttttatacattttgacaaTATCTTTAGATAAAACCCAGGGTATTTTTAAGGAGGACTAAAGTACAATACAACGTCACGTTTTTATTATGGTGCataattatgttaaaaatatgttatataagaaATAACAATTGTCTGCTAGTGcatgaaattatttcaatcaaatccgttgaaaatttgtcaaaatgtatgaaatatatattgtggAAACATCGTGCATGTGAATACGTAGTCCTGGTTCTGTACCTAGGCGCATTAACAGACATCAAATATCGACACAATATATATCGAAGTTATCCATTAAGTCCTCATTTACTTCCGGTCGAAGTTGCACGAGGTTTGCCCATTCCTCAGGTGTCAGGGAAACTGGTAAGTAGTAAGGCGCTGACGGCTTTCCGTCTACAAAAGTGATGCTTTCCTGAAACCCGATCCCGACTTCAACTTTTTTGATGCCATTTTCAAACAACgtcctcacacagacaggtCTTGTTTCCGATAAGTACAGCGCTACAACAACTGGgtcatagaaaaaaaacatacaaaaggCACATAAAACGTTACCCAGCTCAGAGTATAAACTTCAAACGATATCAATAAGATAATGTGTCGATTTTAGATTTCCCAAAACTGAGAACTACCGACGAAGTCACAGTGATAGAGCATGCGTATTACATGTTAGTATCATCTTATTGGTGaaatacagataaaaaaaatattagatgCTTGTGGAAAGTACTTTatcttaaaatgtatataaagacCTACCCGAATCACCAACACATGACGCATGAATACCAGCTATTTCTCTCCGTTTTTTCTGAGGTGGTTCATCTGTGATTTTTTCTGCTGTTGTAATAGCATTGTCGATGACGCTTCGTCCCTTATAAAGGTCTTCCCATTCCTCTATAGATAAACGGATACCAGGTGAGGTGGGCAGCCATGAATTATCCGAATCGTTTAAATAAAACTCgtttaaaacaacaaatacaccTTTCTTGAACTGTTTGATCTGTAAGTATTTCAAGGAGTCTTCATGAATGCGGAACATATGTTTACCCCTTGGTCCTTCCTGACGGTCCGCATCCCCTATTGTTGACTTGGGCGTCAGTCTACAACTTGAAGACGAGCTTGCAGCTTTTCCTTTGTATGTTGTACTGCGTTTTAACCCACGTGTCTCTCCACTGTCTTTTGGTGAATTTTCCTTTTGAAATTCCTTCAATGACGATACTATTTTCTGCTTATCAGTTGATTTCAAATCCATATATCCTTCAAAGGAAGGAAAGTTCGGATCttcttgttttaaaatatcCACGTATTTGTGATCCTGCCAGAAACACTTGGAGTGGTACCATTGTTTTTCTTCCTGGTTCTCTCCACTATAACATCCAATCTTTAATGAACCTTTTGTGACTATAGCAGACCCACAAACAATGCATTTATCGCCGGTGGATCCAGGTTTGGTGTATTCTACACAAAAATTAACGTCAGTCATATTTGGGAGTCGCCTACATTTGATCCAGATTGATGCAGTAATCAGTAACAAGAAGCCTAACCCTAGTGTCGTGAGGTTTTATACGACTTTATCTGACATGTTACAACGTGTCCAGTACATGGATAAACAGCGATACTACT
Above is a window of Pecten maximus chromosome 7, xPecMax1.1, whole genome shotgun sequence DNA encoding:
- the LOC117330547 gene encoding uncharacterized protein LOC117330547; the protein is MTDVNFCVEYTKPGSTGDKCIVCGSAIVTKGSLKIGCYSGENQEEKQWYHSKCFWQDHKYVDILKQEDPNFPSFEGYMDLKSTDKQKIVSSLKEFQKENSPKDSGETRGLKRSTTYKGKAASSSSSCRLTPKSTIGDADRQEGPRGKHMFRIHEDSLKYLQIKQFKKGVFVVLNEFYLNDSDNSWLPTSPGIRLSIEEWEDLYKGRSVIDNAITTAEKITDEPPQKKRREIAGIHASCVGDSVVVALYLSETRPVCVRTLFENGIKKVEVGIGFQESITFVDGKPSAPYYLPVSLTPEEWANLVQLRPEVNEDLMDNFDIYCVDI